Proteins from a single region of Desmospora profundinema:
- a CDS encoding integrase core domain-containing protein, translated as MSQHFHRILEDECFSLHEFTSFGHAYGIVTDFLRFYNHERIHGSLGYQSPMAFKHSIQTSEALLYEVHP; from the coding sequence ATCTCTCAACATTTTCATCGGATTTTAGAGGATGAATGCTTTTCCTTACACGAATTTACGAGTTTTGGACATGCTTATGGGATCGTAACCGACTTCTTACGATTCTACAATCACGAGCGGATTCATGGCAGCCTTGGCTACCAGTCTCCCATGGCCTTTAAACATAGCATACAAACGTCAGAGGCCCTGCTTTATGAGGTGCATCCATGA
- a CDS encoding magnesium chelatase domain-containing protein, whose translation MYAKLHSGAVLGIDGYIVEVEVDISNGLPAFEVVGLPDPAVREARDRVRSAVKNTGYPFPLQRITANLAPADRKKEGAGFDLAIAIGVLAASGQVPSEGIKQSLWPRQPDQPTLLYTLRTNTTVVLR comes from the coding sequence ATGTACGCAAAATTGCATTCCGGTGCGGTGTTGGGGATTGATGGATACATCGTCGAGGTGGAAGTGGATATCAGCAATGGACTGCCCGCTTTTGAAGTGGTGGGGCTGCCGGATCCGGCGGTGAGGGAAGCGCGGGATCGGGTGCGATCGGCGGTGAAAAATACAGGATATCCGTTTCCGTTGCAGCGGATCACCGCTAACTTGGCACCGGCGGACCGGAAGAAGGAAGGGGCCGGGTTTGATTTGGCCATCGCCATCGGAGTGTTGGCGGCCAGCGGACAGGTGCCTTCGGAAGGAATCAAGCAGAGTCTGTGGCCCCGCCAGCCCGACCAACCCACGCTCCTATACACTCTTCGTACAAATACAACTGTAGTACTAAGATAG
- a CDS encoding VOC family protein yields the protein MSDASEMLQKPRIKPITPHLWFDKEAKEAAEFYCSVFPDAKITSKTFLHNTPSGDCDLVSFTVWGHPFMAISAGPLFKFNPSISFIVNFDPSREKNAREKLDEVWNKLSEGGTALMPLDKYPFSERYGWIEDKYGVSWQLILTNPEGDPRPTIIPSLMFVGKNCGKAEKAREFYLSIFRNSKPGALFRHSPGQEPDKEGTIMFTDFMLENTWFAAMDSAREHSFNFNEAISLKVHCETQEEIDYYWEKLSAAPEAEQCGWLKDKYGVSWQIVPAALDEMMTKGTPEQRDRVTQAFLKMKKFHIAELQKAFKGE from the coding sequence ATGAGTGATGCTTCAGAAATGCTTCAAAAGCCGCGTATCAAACCCATCACCCCGCACCTGTGGTTCGATAAGGAGGCGAAAGAAGCCGCGGAGTTCTATTGCTCCGTATTCCCGGATGCAAAAATCACGAGCAAGACGTTTTTGCACAATACTCCCTCGGGTGATTGCGACCTTGTATCGTTCACCGTCTGGGGACATCCTTTTATGGCCATCTCTGCGGGACCACTCTTTAAGTTCAATCCTTCCATATCGTTTATCGTTAATTTTGATCCGTCCCGTGAAAAGAACGCGAGAGAAAAGCTAGACGAAGTGTGGAATAAGTTGTCCGAAGGCGGTACCGCTCTTATGCCGCTTGATAAGTACCCATTCAGCGAACGATATGGATGGATCGAAGACAAGTACGGTGTCTCATGGCAGCTCATTCTTACGAATCCGGAGGGGGATCCGCGGCCCACGATTATACCCTCCTTGATGTTCGTGGGAAAAAACTGCGGCAAGGCGGAAAAGGCACGCGAGTTCTATCTTTCAATCTTTCGAAATTCGAAACCCGGCGCTCTCTTTCGGCATAGCCCCGGCCAAGAGCCCGATAAAGAGGGAACCATTATGTTCACCGACTTTATGTTGGAGAACACCTGGTTTGCTGCAATGGACAGTGCACGGGAACACTCGTTCAACTTTAACGAGGCGATTTCCCTAAAAGTCCATTGTGAGACGCAGGAGGAAATTGACTACTACTGGGAAAAACTTTCCGCTGCACCCGAAGCCGAACAGTGCGGCTGGCTCAAAGACAAATACGGTGTATCCTGGCAGATCGTCCCCGCCGCACTGGACGAGATGATGACCAAGGGCACGCCGGAACAGCGCGATCGCGTCACGCAGGCGTTCTTGAAAATGAAAAAGTTTCACATTGCGGAATTACAAAAAGCATTTAAAGGAGAATGA